CTGTGGGGACCAGATCATCACtttcaggactccttgttcttctttacactgaagatagttcttattCTTAAGGaaattggctgtatgtttgggtttgttgtcctgctgcagaatacattTGGAGCCAATCAGATGCCTTCCTGATGGTACTGTATGTTAGATAAATAATCATCCTGTATTTCTCAACATAAAACAGTACTACttttaaagcattcttactttgcagcatcttTCCATCTTttctgcctaaaacttttgcacggtactgtatatatagtttgTGTTAATTTATAAACAAAATGTTATGAACAAAGTGTTCCAAGCTGGGATCCCCAGCGATCCGATCACCAATAACCTTCCATGAGACTGCCCAGCAAGTGTTCAATTCCCATACAGCACCACCTCATGGGAAGTGAAGCTTTAGATGTTACCTTAAAAATAGGTTTGCCAACAGGACAATCCCTTTCAAAAAGTTACAATTTGCAGTATGGAGACTCAGAAGctcattttatatgtttttacaCTGCCATGTtctaaaaatgtaaaagaaaatctTGAGGTCTCTTGAGGAGCCTACAACCAAATATTGTCATATAAGGTTTGAGGACAACAAAGAGCATGTTCAGGATTTCAAGGAAGAGGAGGCACAAATACAGTAAATTTCCACTGTCACCTGCAGAAATAAATGCAGCTCACACACTAGATTCGTTCTTTATTAAGAGGAAATGTTGCGCTGAGCTAGTATCAAGCTGAATGTATTTGGTTGACCACTGTAGTTCTATGATGTCTTCTTGGTTTCATCTAACATCTCTTTCcacttcttctctatttcttctcTGCACTGCAAGAAACTTTCCTCCAGTCTTCTTACTTGGTCAACCAGGGCAGGATCCCTCTGTGTCGCTACCATTTCATACACCATCCATGTAGTTTTAACTAATGACAAAGACAATACATGTATTAAAGTTACACATATAAGCTAACAGGTATgacacaaaaatgtgaatttatttTAGTAGCTTATATGGCACCAACATATTTTGCAGTGCGTACAGAGATTGTTATCAGTCAGTGTCTGTGGATCTCACAATCAAATTTCCCTATCTCAACCATGCACACATAACCCAATTCCATAGCAAGCCAATTTAACCTATTGGTATGAATTTTGCCATGTGAAGGGAAACCAGAATTCCCAGAGGAAACTAATGCAAACATGGGAGAACATACCACCACCAAAAACCATATTCCAGAAGAAGCAACACTCCAAAATGTccaagtaagggtccattcacacgtccgcaatttcgttccgcattttgcggaacggaattgcggacccattcatttctatggggcagcacgatgtgctgcccggatccggaattgcggatccgcacttccgggtccgcaattccgatcccgaaaattatagaacatgtcctattcttgtccacaattgcggacaagaaaaggccttttctattaagtgctggcgatgtgcggaacgcaaaatgcggaacgcacatcgccgatgtccgtgttttgcggatccgcaaaacacacacggacctgtgaatgcacccttaatgtgttttttttttttttttttttcaatatacaAGCCTCATTTCAGTCTCTCAATGAAACCATATATTCATACTTGcatgtactactactacttcttctTCTTCTGGAAAATAGCAGGTTTGGAGGCCAGCCTTCTGAAGCTCTGCATTCACAATTGAGATACATTTGAGTTTATTTGTCAATATCTATGTAGAttctgtccttggtcagatttgaatgcAGGACCCCAGTGGTGCAAGGAAACAGTGCTACCCATTGAGCCACTGTGTTGTACATATAGGTTTGCTAGATAAGAGAAAATACAATGCCCAAAAGACTGGATCCATtgcattataggggttgtcttAAAAACCTTGTTGTCAAATATACTATTAGGAAATTCTGAGTTAAAAgggctgtcccacaaaaaatattctacacttttcaaaccagcacctggatctgaatacttttataactgCATGCAATAAAAAATTAAGTATAGCTGTTCAGTTATTCAATGGAATCTAccttatagcaccacctgctgtttgttcatttTCTAATTTTCCTGTCCACCTCACCGatatggacacacatgctcagttccatccttcaactgtaaACAGCTTCTGCAGAAAGGACATCCCCCCAGCAGCTCTGAGCTGCAGTAGATTTCATTCTGGCATATGGACAGCCGCAATATGTGCCTAGTTTATGGCGAAGCctgcgcctcgtcataaattagtcgCATCCTCTCGCAGCACAGGAGATTTAAAAGACTGACGTAAAACGCCAGTCTTTGATTAATCTCCCCTGTGTGTTTATTATCTTGCACATAACAGCAATGACATTAGTtatatagttaatatggttgaaacaagacataagtccatgaagttcaaccaagggataggtggggacgtgaatcccagaaggaagtgagactttaatgtcatttactttgaaGAAttagtctaaaccctttttaaaacggtCCACTGTTcctggagattattactaccaagatgcataactttacatttatccacattgaacctcatttgccaagttgatgcccaatcactagtgttgagcgcgaatattcgaatattaatcgcgaatatcgcaacttcgctaattcgcgaatatttcgaatatagtgctatatattcgctatattcgtaattttttaacatctgaaaacatgattcctccctgcttctttcttgtgggtcaatgagtcattggcccacaagcaacttaagcaggaaggaatcatgtataTGGAAaagaaatgacgaatattctaaaaaacgaatatatagcaatatagtgaata
This window of the Bufo bufo chromosome 6, aBufBuf1.1, whole genome shotgun sequence genome carries:
- the SYCE3 gene encoding synaptonemal complex central element protein 3, whose translation is MAEANPNNRTCEGASKILKDLDKDMERMLEQMEKISVKTTWMVYEMVATQRDPALVDQVRRLEESFLQCREEIEKKWKEMLDETKKTS